A single Candidatus Limnocylindrales bacterium DNA region contains:
- a CDS encoding Gfo/Idh/MocA family oxidoreductase has protein sequence MTMTKLRVGIVGVGRHGSRYARHAASDVDGIQLVAVSRRDRIEGEKIARELGCDFVASASELVRRDDIDTVIFVTVPSLLPDLVEAAVGAGKRLLIEKPVAANLTDGRRIRAAIARRPTYCLAGHTLRLNAAVAAVRAALPALGRIDSWLFSQRFPPQLSIPWLDDAARSGGGNVLHTGVHCFDLLQWLSGHRVESVCAAARRIHTRGTEDSFVASMTLEGTSALAQVTCSRSTNSRNGLIEVSGEHGQIVVDHVLGTGYRIGPAGREELALEPPRMTVRAILEQLVRDVRSGSAPWIPYDDGLSAVAVAQACYRSIASHSFESVPSVTGAE, from the coding sequence ATGACGATGACGAAGCTGCGAGTAGGGATCGTCGGCGTCGGCCGCCACGGGAGCCGTTACGCGCGCCATGCCGCCAGCGACGTCGACGGAATCCAGCTGGTGGCGGTTTCGCGCCGCGATCGAATCGAAGGCGAGAAGATCGCGCGCGAGCTGGGATGCGATTTCGTTGCCTCCGCATCGGAGCTCGTGCGGCGCGACGACATCGACACCGTCATCTTCGTCACCGTCCCCAGCCTGCTGCCGGATCTGGTGGAGGCGGCGGTGGGGGCCGGCAAGCGTCTTCTCATCGAGAAGCCCGTCGCAGCGAACCTCACCGACGGTCGCCGCATCCGCGCCGCGATCGCACGGCGGCCCACGTACTGCTTGGCAGGCCACACGCTGCGTCTGAATGCCGCGGTGGCGGCCGTGCGAGCCGCGCTGCCGGCGCTGGGTCGCATCGATTCGTGGCTGTTCAGCCAGCGATTTCCGCCACAGCTGTCGATCCCCTGGCTCGACGACGCCGCACGCTCGGGCGGCGGCAACGTCCTTCACACCGGCGTCCACTGCTTCGATCTGCTGCAGTGGCTGTCGGGACATCGAGTCGAAAGCGTGTGCGCGGCGGCACGCCGCATCCACACGCGCGGCACCGAAGACAGCTTCGTCGCGTCGATGACGCTGGAGGGCACGAGCGCGCTCGCGCAGGTCACGTGCTCGCGCTCGACCAACAGTCGCAACGGCCTGATCGAGGTCAGCGGCGAACACGGGCAGATCGTCGTCGATCACGTGCTCGGGACCGGCTACCGCATCGGCCCCGCCGGCCGCGAGGAGCTTGCGCTGGAGCCGCCGCGCATGACCGTCCGCGCCATTCTGGAGCAGCTCGTCCGCGATGTCCGCTCCGGCTCCGCACCGTGGATTCCGTACGACGACGGGCTGTCGGCCGTCGCGGTGGCGCAGGCATGCTACCGCTCCATCGCGTCGCACTCGTTCGAGAGTGTGCCGTCGGTGACGGGCGCAGAATGA
- a CDS encoding NUDIX hydrolase, with the protein MSQLETLSAKYGPPKNIICPLPTLHFPPVRERNEGEVCMCILRPNGRFLLQTKQSYPGQVMRLPSGGIQRGENVDDALLREIWEETNLTVHVERFLARICYESGGMRARFCTYMFMVREIAGELRSNDPDEKITDWREALPQELPGYADALRRMQPSWKSWGIFRAAALDTLFQHCGDLKA; encoded by the coding sequence GTGAGCCAACTCGAGACTCTTTCCGCCAAATACGGACCGCCCAAGAACATCATCTGCCCTCTGCCCACGTTGCACTTTCCGCCGGTGCGGGAGCGCAACGAGGGCGAGGTGTGCATGTGCATCCTTCGGCCCAACGGCCGATTCCTCCTTCAGACCAAGCAGAGCTATCCGGGTCAGGTGATGCGGCTGCCCTCGGGCGGCATCCAGCGCGGCGAGAACGTCGACGATGCGCTGCTGCGCGAGATCTGGGAGGAGACCAACCTCACCGTCCACGTCGAGCGCTTCCTTGCGCGCATCTGCTATGAATCAGGCGGCATGCGCGCGCGCTTCTGCACCTACATGTTCATGGTCCGCGAGATCGCCGGCGAGCTGCGCAGCAACGACCCCGACGAGAAGATCACCGACTGGAGGGAGGCGCTCCCGCAGGAGCTGCCCGGCTACGCCGACGCGCTGCGCCGCATGCAGCCGTCGTGGAAGAGCTGGGGGATCTTCCGTGCTGCCGCCCTCGACACGCTCTTCCAACACTGTGGCGACCTGAAGGCCTGA
- a CDS encoding glycosyltransferase family 39 protein has protein sequence MRQRSETFPVALPAALIAAVITGFAVLSWPALTRVPFYTKGEPREALVVQSLAGGDNVILPTRNGNELPSKPLLFHWLGAAISILDGGVTEATVRMPSLIASVVTLVATAAAAWAWAGPSTAAASTVVLATSLQWLASSVTARVDLLLAACIALALFAFARAYHAGRPIPLATYALMVAATLTKGPVGLVLPSMVVLAFLWARRDLAYLRAADARRLAAACAAASIWYVAAFVVGGEAFVAKQILKENVLRVLDPDSVDAGHVRPFWYYVPLLAAGAAPWTLFAPALAVSWRRRRSELLEGPMLLPLVWLAVTVGLFSLAGSKRSVYLLPAYPAIALLVGRAWATLDEDCTEPSRAREVSMTIGAAAIGVLATVAAMAVAAHLAGAQVAPMLAPLMSETDNANVPAALASIDAHQGLAALWAALVVAATAGMGFALRGGRCRAVMGCAAAIVMATAVFASTTLLPALAERRSSRGFLSRAEAVLPADAPLSFFGGIDYGAVFYRGRPIPTLERLADLSPIDGAWLLTRRASLPALATQAQEWKTGHEASGTYDVAEVLADQPSQSSLLLVRIVRRPRDERSSGNREARP, from the coding sequence ATGCGCCAGCGCAGTGAGACGTTCCCGGTCGCGCTGCCGGCCGCGCTCATCGCCGCCGTCATCACGGGTTTCGCGGTGCTTTCGTGGCCGGCGCTGACACGTGTCCCGTTCTACACCAAGGGCGAGCCGCGTGAGGCGCTCGTCGTGCAGTCGCTTGCTGGCGGTGACAACGTGATCCTGCCGACGCGCAATGGCAACGAGCTGCCTTCCAAGCCGCTCCTGTTCCACTGGCTCGGCGCGGCCATCAGCATTCTTGACGGCGGCGTCACGGAAGCGACGGTGCGCATGCCGTCGCTGATCGCATCCGTCGTCACGCTGGTCGCCACTGCGGCGGCGGCATGGGCATGGGCCGGACCTTCCACCGCTGCGGCGTCGACGGTGGTTCTGGCCACATCGCTGCAATGGCTGGCCTCTTCGGTCACCGCGCGCGTGGACCTGCTGCTGGCCGCCTGCATCGCGCTGGCGCTGTTCGCGTTCGCCCGGGCCTACCATGCGGGCCGGCCGATCCCGCTCGCCACGTACGCGCTGATGGTCGCGGCGACGTTGACCAAGGGACCGGTCGGGCTGGTGCTGCCGTCGATGGTGGTGCTCGCCTTCCTGTGGGCGCGTCGAGATCTGGCCTACCTCCGCGCGGCCGACGCACGCCGTCTGGCGGCGGCATGCGCCGCCGCCAGCATCTGGTACGTGGCCGCCTTCGTCGTGGGCGGCGAGGCGTTCGTGGCCAAGCAGATCCTCAAGGAGAACGTCTTGCGCGTTCTCGATCCCGACAGTGTCGATGCAGGTCACGTGCGGCCGTTCTGGTACTACGTGCCGCTCCTGGCGGCCGGCGCCGCACCGTGGACACTGTTCGCGCCGGCGCTGGCGGTCTCGTGGCGGCGCCGGCGCTCCGAGCTCCTCGAGGGGCCGATGCTGCTGCCGCTGGTATGGCTGGCGGTGACGGTGGGGCTGTTCTCGCTGGCCGGCTCCAAGCGCTCCGTTTACCTGCTGCCGGCCTATCCGGCGATCGCCCTGCTGGTGGGCCGGGCGTGGGCCACGCTCGATGAGGATTGCACCGAGCCGTCGCGCGCTCGCGAAGTCTCGATGACGATCGGTGCGGCTGCCATAGGCGTGCTCGCGACGGTCGCGGCCATGGCCGTGGCCGCGCACCTTGCCGGAGCGCAGGTCGCGCCGATGCTGGCACCGCTGATGAGCGAGACTGACAATGCCAATGTGCCGGCCGCGCTCGCATCGATCGACGCGCATCAGGGCCTGGCGGCGCTGTGGGCGGCGCTCGTCGTCGCAGCCACGGCGGGGATGGGTTTTGCGCTGCGCGGCGGCCGCTGCCGCGCCGTCATGGGCTGCGCCGCCGCGATCGTGATGGCCACGGCGGTGTTCGCGTCCACCACGCTGCTTCCTGCGTTGGCGGAGCGCCGCAGCAGCCGCGGCTTCCTTTCGCGCGCGGAGGCGGTGCTGCCGGCGGACGCGCCGTTGTCCTTTTTCGGAGGCATCGATTATGGGGCCGTGTTCTACCGGGGAAGGCCCATCCCGACGCTCGAGAGGCTCGCGGATCTTTCTCCAATCGACGGAGCCTGGCTCCTTACGCGGCGCGCCAGCCTGCCGGCTCTGGCAACGCAGGCGCAAGAATGGAAGACAGGGCACGAGGCGTCGGGGACGTATGACGTCGCCGAAGTGCTGGCAGACCAACCATCGCAATCGTCGCTCCTACTGGTGCGCATCGTGAGGCGGCCGAGAGATGAGCGCTCCAGCGGAAATCGAGAAGCCCGACCGTGA
- the nth gene encoding endonuclease III, translating to MPVSPPRRRIAARANRSSRHRPAAVTNEVLPQVVRRLRAAYRVSQAPIVTLIAETTREPYRVLASCILSLRTQDATTAKAAERLFAIAPDVGALAAADPDVIAKAIYPVGFYRTKAPRLVEMARRIVEEFGGRVPDDIDTLLTFKGVGRKTANLVVGAGYEKPAICVDTHVHRISNRLGYVKTKTPDKTEMALREKLPPRYWLQYNDLLVSFGQTVCKPTSPLCSTCTLREWCPRIGVTQSR from the coding sequence ATGCCCGTCTCCCCACCACGCCGGCGCATCGCTGCTCGCGCCAACCGCTCCAGCCGCCACCGACCGGCGGCCGTTACCAACGAAGTGCTGCCTCAGGTCGTGCGGCGCCTGCGCGCCGCCTATCGTGTGTCCCAGGCGCCCATCGTCACGCTGATCGCCGAGACGACGCGTGAGCCCTACCGCGTGCTGGCCTCGTGCATCCTGAGCCTGCGCACGCAGGACGCGACCACCGCCAAGGCGGCCGAGCGGCTGTTCGCGATCGCGCCCGACGTCGGGGCTCTGGCGGCCGCCGATCCCGACGTGATCGCCAAGGCGATCTACCCGGTGGGCTTCTACCGCACCAAGGCGCCGCGCCTGGTCGAGATGGCGCGGCGGATCGTCGAGGAATTCGGCGGCCGCGTGCCCGACGACATCGATACGCTGCTCACCTTCAAGGGCGTCGGCCGCAAGACCGCCAATCTCGTCGTGGGCGCGGGCTACGAGAAGCCGGCCATCTGCGTCGACACGCACGTCCACCGCATTTCCAACCGCCTCGGCTACGTCAAAACCAAGACGCCGGACAAGACCGAGATGGCGCTGCGCGAGAAGCTGCCGCCGCGTTACTGGCTCCAGTACAACGACCTGCTGGTCAGCTTCGGACAGACCGTCTGCAAGCCCACCTCGCCGCTGTGCAGCACCTGTACGCTGCGGGAGTGGTGTCCCCGCATCGGCGTGACGCAGAGCCGCTGA
- a CDS encoding VWA domain-containing protein gives MAGRRAWIESRHFHGSSEGAAALQTLSSIEPGLRERILSRGDAIATLSVSLAHTYAIQAARAAAAGAKAHDAWEALLLRLLGEQAAQRELALAFFRIDPAAVARWNAAARGAWLDAALDLASASRRLATAFVDATAAAVAADAAEAWPQPELARAWTSQALSLLTRGGWRSEFLAEAFLASGGRLMPLLDEAGVHPWAALVASIGTHGRSPRPPDPPPLLARLPAATRTQVLALCAAAGADNPRRAMRLLETLPAAMSRLPEQVARPLLDAIILAATCEDLPDAVPLLPGVLHALTPGQLAVVLELARTVAQEAPALLPSYLRTVDRAIEAGGQQGVELWVWHGLELARTHVAAAAAHFRLESRTSHKLLVQHTSAVTFAEVEGMLRRYLTMMSRRSFQLTGAPGLWMRPPLAAPEDVSVRLPERIDVFPSSEDNQCLYKVLASHIAGRFEYGTYDFDLGELTSRGWTPPGIDEAEGADIVSFLRCFPNPLLASALFVLLDGIRIDACLERDFAGLRADLRRLGRAYADAAVPAAHDRHDERMLETLFQMGVARRAADELEPRLRAQASVLSSSLELLRSEAATVYDSAALTIAYYSGLAFAQARAIEDAEEAGMVEMGGATVVDPFEHLDDAQRADNTAPWRPDPARAEPTDRAAGHVRLQLSDDEGAPPSAGRPLSLEELRSLLERGGDLKITEAHGRIEEGLGLYITDLLGKLPAEQLRELREKIAAGDADAVRAWLSRQASGTHLYYDEWDYGIGDYRRRWCRLVEVEGEEDAGEFFAAALERSGELVQQIKRDMQLIRPEQLRRVPRMEHGEEFDLNALVEAHADRRTRRTPSDRLYVARKPEERDVATLFLLDMSASTDEPLPGSAGDGEIRRVIDLTKDTLVVLAQVLDEIGDSYAIYGFSGHGRDNVEVYHVKSFGERLSDKVRSRLGGIQPKRSTRMGAALRHAGEKLARTTARARHLILLSDGFPQDFDYGEDRRSNVYGIRDTMQALKELEKRGMQTFCITVDPAGHDYLGEMCPTARYAVIEDIRELPRELVRIYRKITRA, from the coding sequence GTGGCCGGCCGGCGCGCCTGGATCGAGAGCCGCCACTTCCACGGCAGCAGCGAGGGCGCCGCCGCGCTGCAGACGCTCTCCAGCATCGAGCCCGGCCTGCGCGAACGGATCCTGTCGCGCGGCGACGCGATCGCCACGCTGTCGGTGAGCCTGGCGCATACGTATGCAATCCAGGCGGCGCGCGCGGCAGCCGCGGGCGCCAAGGCGCACGACGCCTGGGAAGCGCTGCTGCTGCGCCTGCTCGGCGAGCAGGCTGCGCAGCGCGAGCTCGCGCTCGCATTCTTCCGCATCGATCCGGCGGCGGTTGCCCGCTGGAACGCGGCCGCGCGCGGCGCCTGGCTGGACGCGGCGCTCGACCTGGCCTCGGCGTCCCGCCGGCTCGCCACAGCGTTCGTCGATGCGACAGCGGCGGCCGTCGCGGCCGACGCGGCCGAGGCCTGGCCGCAGCCGGAGCTCGCGCGCGCATGGACGTCGCAGGCGCTGTCGCTGCTGACGCGCGGCGGATGGAGAAGCGAGTTCCTCGCCGAAGCGTTTCTGGCTTCCGGCGGCCGCCTGATGCCGCTGCTCGACGAGGCTGGCGTGCATCCGTGGGCGGCGCTGGTGGCGAGCATCGGAACGCACGGCCGCAGCCCGCGGCCGCCCGATCCACCGCCGTTGCTGGCCCGCCTGCCGGCGGCCACGCGCACGCAGGTGCTGGCACTGTGTGCAGCCGCGGGCGCCGACAATCCGCGTCGGGCCATGCGCCTGCTGGAGACGCTGCCGGCAGCGATGTCGAGGCTGCCCGAGCAGGTCGCGCGGCCGCTCCTGGACGCGATCATCCTCGCCGCGACGTGCGAGGATCTGCCCGATGCAGTGCCGCTGCTGCCCGGCGTGCTGCACGCTTTGACGCCGGGCCAGCTGGCGGTGGTCCTGGAGCTGGCGCGCACGGTGGCGCAGGAAGCGCCGGCGCTGCTGCCCTCGTATCTGCGCACGGTCGACCGGGCGATCGAGGCCGGCGGTCAGCAGGGTGTCGAGCTGTGGGTATGGCACGGCCTGGAGCTGGCCCGCACACACGTCGCCGCCGCGGCCGCGCACTTCCGCCTGGAAAGCCGCACCTCGCACAAGCTGCTCGTGCAGCACACCAGCGCCGTCACGTTCGCCGAAGTCGAAGGAATGCTGCGACGATACCTGACGATGATGTCGCGCCGCTCTTTCCAGCTCACCGGTGCGCCCGGCCTGTGGATGCGGCCGCCGCTGGCGGCGCCCGAAGACGTCTCGGTGCGCCTGCCCGAGCGCATCGACGTCTTCCCGAGCTCCGAAGACAACCAGTGCCTGTACAAGGTGCTGGCCTCGCACATCGCCGGCCGCTTCGAATATGGCACCTACGACTTCGACCTCGGCGAGCTCACCTCGCGCGGCTGGACTCCGCCGGGCATCGACGAAGCCGAAGGCGCCGACATCGTCTCGTTCCTCCGCTGTTTCCCCAATCCGTTGCTGGCCAGCGCGCTCTTCGTGCTCCTCGACGGCATTCGCATCGACGCCTGTCTCGAGCGCGACTTTGCCGGGCTGCGCGCCGACCTGCGCCGCCTCGGGCGTGCCTACGCCGACGCCGCCGTGCCGGCCGCGCACGACCGGCACGACGAGCGCATGCTCGAGACCCTGTTCCAGATGGGAGTGGCGCGCCGCGCCGCCGATGAGCTCGAGCCGAGGCTGCGTGCGCAGGCCTCCGTGCTGTCTTCCAGCCTCGAGCTGCTGCGAAGCGAGGCCGCCACCGTCTACGACAGCGCCGCGCTGACGATCGCGTACTACTCGGGCCTCGCGTTCGCGCAGGCGCGCGCGATCGAGGACGCCGAAGAGGCCGGCATGGTCGAGATGGGCGGCGCCACCGTCGTCGATCCGTTCGAGCACCTCGACGACGCGCAGCGCGCCGACAACACGGCGCCCTGGAGACCCGATCCGGCGCGAGCCGAGCCGACCGACCGGGCAGCCGGCCACGTGCGCCTGCAGCTCTCGGACGACGAAGGCGCGCCGCCATCGGCCGGCCGCCCGTTGTCCCTCGAAGAGCTGCGCTCGCTGCTGGAGCGCGGCGGCGACCTCAAGATCACCGAAGCGCACGGCCGCATCGAAGAGGGCCTCGGTCTCTACATCACCGACCTGCTCGGCAAGCTGCCTGCCGAGCAGCTGCGCGAGCTGCGCGAGAAGATCGCCGCCGGCGACGCCGACGCGGTGCGCGCATGGCTGTCGCGGCAGGCCAGCGGCACCCATCTCTATTACGACGAGTGGGACTACGGCATCGGCGACTACCGGCGGCGCTGGTGCCGTCTGGTCGAGGTCGAGGGCGAGGAGGATGCAGGCGAGTTCTTCGCCGCCGCCCTCGAACGCTCGGGCGAGCTGGTCCAGCAGATCAAGCGCGACATGCAGCTCATCCGTCCCGAGCAGCTGCGGCGCGTGCCGCGGATGGAGCATGGCGAGGAGTTCGATCTGAACGCGCTGGTCGAGGCGCACGCCGACCGCCGCACGCGCCGCACGCCGAGCGATCGCCTGTACGTTGCACGCAAGCCCGAAGAGCGCGACGTCGCCACGCTGTTCCTGCTCGACATGAGCGCTTCCACCGACGAGCCGCTCCCCGGCTCCGCCGGTGACGGCGAGATCCGGCGCGTCATCGACCTGACCAAGGACACGCTGGTGGTGCTCGCGCAGGTGCTCGACGAGATCGGCGACAGCTATGCCATCTACGGCTTTTCCGGCCACGGCCGCGACAACGTCGAGGTCTACCACGTCAAGTCCTTCGGCGAGCGCCTCAGCGACAAGGTGCGAAGCCGGCTCGGCGGCATCCAGCCCAAGCGTTCGACGCGAATGGGCGCGGCGCTGCGCCATGCGGGCGAGAAGCTGGCCCGCACCACCGCACGCGCGCGCCATCTGATCCTGCTCAGCGACGGGTTTCCGCAGGATTTCGATTACGGCGAGGACCGCCGATCCAACGTCTACGGCATCCGCGACACGATGCAGGCGCTCAAGGAGCTGGAGAAGCGCGGCATGCAGACCTTCTGCATCACCGTCGATCCTGCCGGGCACGACTACCTCGGCGAGATGTGCCCGACCGCGCGCTACGCCGTCATCGAGGACATTCGCGAGCTGCCGCGCGAGCTGGTGCGCATCTACCGCAAGATCACGCGCGCGTGA
- a CDS encoding DASS family sodium-coupled anion symporter produces the protein MVARLGLLAGPVAFLVLGLMPAPQGLPPAGQWAAATGVLMAIWWLTEALPPAVTAMAPVVLLPLTGAMQADDITRPYASETNFLFLGGLIIATAVERWELHRRMALWIIDSFGTSPAGIVLGFMVATASISAWISNAATTMMMLPIATAVVAQLARVAPSLERELAPPLLLAVAHAATIGGLATIVGTPPNAIFVGSVARIFPEAPPIGFLQWMLVGTPVTLLLVPVTWLYLVRVASPLAKRTVVIDRTVVREQRSALGPMNAAERRVLAVFAATAFLWMFRSPIDIGAFAVPGWSQLLPAPSRIGDSTVAIAMALVLFLIPSGKKGQRLMDWPSAVKLPWGVLLLLGGGFALADATRATGLAQWIGGNLGGMEQVSALTKVLLVSLSITFLTEVMTNTALVSIMMPIMAASAAAAGTDPILLMLPCTLAASLGFMLPSGTAPNAIVFSTGHLSVGYMARVGFALNVISVIVVTAVTFLIARPVFSISLDGPPPWSLH, from the coding sequence GTGGTCGCCCGCCTGGGACTGCTGGCCGGCCCGGTGGCCTTTCTCGTCCTGGGGCTGATGCCCGCACCGCAGGGTCTGCCGCCGGCAGGCCAGTGGGCCGCCGCCACGGGCGTGCTCATGGCCATCTGGTGGCTGACGGAAGCGCTGCCGCCGGCCGTCACCGCCATGGCTCCGGTCGTGCTGCTGCCGCTGACCGGCGCGATGCAGGCCGACGACATCACTCGCCCCTACGCCAGCGAGACGAACTTCCTGTTCCTGGGCGGCCTCATCATCGCAACCGCGGTGGAGCGATGGGAGCTGCACCGGCGGATGGCGCTGTGGATCATCGATTCGTTCGGCACCTCGCCGGCCGGCATCGTGCTCGGATTCATGGTCGCCACCGCCTCGATCTCGGCATGGATCTCCAACGCCGCGACCACGATGATGATGCTGCCCATCGCAACGGCGGTCGTGGCGCAGCTGGCGCGGGTGGCGCCGAGCCTGGAACGCGAGCTGGCTCCGCCGCTGCTCCTGGCGGTCGCTCACGCCGCCACGATCGGAGGGCTGGCCACGATCGTGGGCACGCCGCCCAACGCGATTTTCGTCGGTTCGGTGGCCAGGATCTTTCCGGAAGCTCCTCCCATCGGTTTCCTGCAGTGGATGCTGGTGGGCACGCCGGTGACGCTGCTGCTGGTGCCGGTGACGTGGCTTTACCTGGTACGGGTCGCTTCGCCCCTGGCAAAACGCACCGTCGTCATCGACCGCACCGTGGTGCGCGAACAACGCTCCGCCCTCGGCCCGATGAACGCGGCCGAGCGCCGGGTCCTGGCGGTCTTCGCGGCGACGGCGTTTCTGTGGATGTTTCGCAGCCCCATCGATATCGGCGCGTTCGCCGTCCCGGGCTGGTCGCAGTTGCTGCCGGCGCCGTCGCGCATCGGCGACTCCACCGTCGCCATCGCGATGGCGCTGGTGCTCTTCCTGATTCCGTCTGGAAAGAAAGGGCAGCGCCTGATGGACTGGCCCTCGGCCGTCAAGCTGCCCTGGGGCGTGCTGCTGCTTCTCGGCGGTGGCTTCGCGCTGGCGGATGCGACACGCGCCACCGGCTTGGCGCAGTGGATCGGGGGCAACCTCGGCGGAATGGAGCAGGTCAGCGCTCTGACGAAGGTGCTGCTGGTATCTCTGTCGATCACGTTCCTGACCGAGGTGATGACCAACACCGCCCTTGTCAGCATCATGATGCCGATCATGGCTGCCAGCGCGGCAGCGGCCGGCACCGACCCGATCCTGCTGATGCTGCCGTGCACGCTGGCCGCCTCGCTCGGCTTCATGCTTCCTTCGGGAACGGCGCCCAACGCGATCGTCTTCTCCACGGGGCACCTCAGCGTCGGCTATATGGCGCGCGTCGGTTTCGCCCTCAACGTCATTTCGGTCATCGTCGTCACGGCCGTGACGTTCCTGATCGCGCGCCCGGTCTTCTCGATCTCGCTGGACGGGCCGCCGCCGTGGTCGTTACACTGA
- a CDS encoding VOC family protein: MRATCTHIALHCRDIEASVAFYMRHVGLHEVHRRCDSDMTVVWLGEHDRRDPFVIVLLGTEHGDSAEPPPVAHLGYAVAAREDVDRIARDATDQGLAVVGPVYAGAIVGYFCMIRDPDGNWVEFSFGQSLGQELEKGSQEHG, translated from the coding sequence ATGCGAGCCACCTGCACGCACATCGCGCTGCACTGCCGCGACATCGAGGCCTCGGTCGCATTCTACATGCGCCACGTCGGCCTCCACGAGGTGCACCGCCGCTGCGACAGCGACATGACGGTGGTGTGGCTCGGCGAGCACGATCGGCGCGATCCTTTCGTCATCGTCCTGCTCGGCACCGAGCACGGCGACTCGGCGGAGCCGCCGCCGGTGGCACATCTCGGCTACGCCGTGGCTGCTCGCGAGGATGTCGATCGCATCGCCCGTGACGCCACCGACCAGGGGCTGGCGGTGGTAGGCCCCGTCTACGCAGGCGCCATCGTCGGCTACTTCTGCATGATCCGGGATCCGGACGGCAACTGGGTCGAGTTCTCGTTCGGCCAGTCGCTCGGGCAGGAGCTCGAGAAGGGCTCCCAAGAGCACGGGTGA
- a CDS encoding MBL fold metallo-hydrolase, with protein sequence MLLVVSGRAALAAATASLAVAVAACHQPLPVPRIEPSTDRWQQPYAGIPGMRIHAFRTGDVNSVEGAVWAGGSWTARIDMGAWAFVIEHPSRGLVVFDTGMAERAHEEPERYVGWLGARLRMLDVPERAGLSTQMRDAGLDPGNVGTVVLSHLHFDHTGDIDAFTNARVVVSRAEKEWAEAGVRATDFVDAEVLDGLARWSVVDYGTEQSLGTFIGAHDLFGDGSIFLIDLSGHTPGSQGMLVRTPEAPVLLTGDAAWTEKSWRWAAQPISAYDMGMWWEQIWRIKKFSLLEPRLIVVPGHDDKAVAAIGIASFVTHEIEQVPPKNSAAAAARGATVR encoded by the coding sequence ATGCTACTGGTCGTGAGCGGACGCGCCGCCCTCGCTGCCGCAACGGCATCGTTGGCGGTGGCGGTCGCGGCCTGTCACCAGCCCCTTCCCGTTCCGCGCATCGAGCCGTCGACCGACCGATGGCAGCAGCCGTATGCCGGAATTCCCGGCATGAGAATTCACGCGTTTCGTACCGGTGACGTCAACAGCGTCGAGGGCGCTGTGTGGGCCGGCGGCAGCTGGACCGCGCGCATCGACATGGGCGCCTGGGCCTTCGTCATCGAGCATCCGTCCAGGGGCTTGGTGGTCTTCGATACCGGGATGGCCGAGCGCGCGCACGAGGAGCCCGAGCGCTACGTGGGCTGGCTCGGAGCCAGGCTCCGGATGCTCGACGTTCCCGAACGCGCGGGGCTGTCGACGCAGATGCGCGACGCTGGCCTCGACCCCGGCAATGTCGGCACCGTGGTCCTCTCGCATCTGCACTTCGATCACACCGGCGACATCGATGCGTTCACGAATGCCCGCGTCGTCGTGTCGCGCGCGGAGAAGGAATGGGCGGAGGCGGGCGTGCGCGCAACCGACTTCGTCGACGCCGAGGTTCTTGACGGGCTGGCGCGGTGGAGCGTCGTCGATTACGGCACCGAGCAATCGCTGGGCACGTTCATCGGTGCGCACGATCTCTTCGGCGACGGCAGCATTTTCCTCATCGACCTTTCCGGGCACACGCCCGGCAGCCAGGGGATGCTCGTGCGCACGCCGGAGGCGCCTGTGCTGCTGACCGGCGACGCTGCCTGGACCGAGAAAAGCTGGCGGTGGGCCGCGCAGCCGATCTCGGCCTACGACATGGGCATGTGGTGGGAGCAGATCTGGCGGATCAAGAAGTTCTCGCTGCTCGAGCCGCGCCTGATCGTGGTTCCGGGCCATGACGACAAGGCGGTCGCCGCGATTGGCATCGCCTCCTTCGTCACGCACGAGATCGAGCAGGTCCCGCCCAAGAACTCTGCCGCTGCCGCCGCCCGTGGCGCGACCGTGCGGTGA